Proteins encoded in a region of the Leopardus geoffroyi isolate Oge1 chromosome E2, O.geoffroyi_Oge1_pat1.0, whole genome shotgun sequence genome:
- the PTH2 gene encoding tuberoinfundibular peptide of 39 residues, with protein METRQVPRSPRVRLLLLILLLVPWGDHTASGVALPPAGVLSLRPPGRAREGPATPLSRRSLALADDAAFRERARLLAALERRHWLNSYMHKLLVLDAP; from the exons ATGGAGACCCGCCAGGTGCCCAGGAGCCCCCGAGtgcggctgctgctgctgattcTGCTGCTTGTGCCCTGGGGCGACCACACTGCCTCAGGAGTCGCCCTGCCCCCTGCGGGGGTCCTCAG CCTCCGCCCTCCCGGGCGGGCCCGGGAGGGCCCCGCCACCCCGCTGTCGCGGCGGAGCCTGGCGTTGGCTGACGACGCGGCCTTCCGGGAGCGCGCGCGGCTGCTGGCCGCCCTCGAGCGCCGCCACTGGCTGAACTCGTACATGCACAAGCTGCTGGTGCTGGACGCGCCCTGA
- the GFY gene encoding Golgi-associated olfactory signaling regulator, producing the protein MKSLCPILFVLIFLLARLGSKADPSASPLTGSDLPEMGHPSQTSPPASDNSTGDQPNPDSPVATYPEPSKIPHAVSPEPSRPDFPETPNHDLQESPHPESPETPTSNSLNTSISDSLETPQINPSKITHPESSAAPKPDPTDIPHPESPETLKPSPSKTSHPEFPETPNPDPTQTPHQESPEIPKLNSIEVSRAEVPETPNPDPTKSLHPKTPETPNPDTTETPHSEFLQTLYPDSTESPHPESHVTSNPNPTEIPQTESPTTHYQDATENPMTSDPEISASLHSETTTPFKDEATAALNELPLNPKAETPAVTQPDSLKLPTSESPGTVELKASQDSSPKGPDALLPSARIAGPPAPPGSPSQLAPATPRVPQRRSRGERVNTIIVVERVEETGVTLVGRPRGAAGGALCLFLAGIGLLIGIFLLLWCLYRRAARHRPFAHHRLPNDGDEPVMHLEAPKDPYDLYFYAPDAWVPSHIATKQPPPTPPLPPKLPPPPCGRRPQSLEPLSPATLPNNFV; encoded by the exons ATGAAAtccctctgccccatcctcttcgtcctcatcttcctcctcgCCAGGCTGGGTTCCAAGGCTGACCCTTCGGCCTCACCGCTTACAGGCTCCGACCTCCCTGAGATGGGCCACCCTTCTCAGACCTCCCCTCCTGCTTCTGACAATTCCACTGGAGACCAGCCTAACCCAGATTCCCCCGTGGCTACTTATCCTGAGCCCTCCAAAATACCTCATGCAGTTTCCCCTGAACCCTCCCGCCCTGACTTCCCTGAGACTCCCAACCATGACCTCCAAGAAAGCCCACACCCAGAGTCTCCTGAGACTCCTACATCTAACTCACTCAATACCTCAATATCAGACTCCCTGGAGACCCCCCAAATTAACCCCTCCAAAATAACACATCCAGAATCTTCTGCGGCCCCCAAACCTGACCCAACTGATATCCCACACCCAGAATCTCCTGAGACCCTCAAACCTAGTCCCTCCAAAACTTCACACCCAGAATTTCCTGAAACCCCAAACCCTGACCCTACACAAACTCCACACCAAGAATCCCCAGAGATTCCCAAACTTAACTCCATCGAAGTCTCACGTGCAGAAGTCCCTGAGACGCCAAATCCTGACCCCACCAAGAGCCTTCACCCCAAAACTCCAGAAACCCCAAACCCTGACACCACTGAAACCCCCCACTCTGAATTCCTCCAGACCCTGTATCCTGACTCTACTGAAAGCCCCCACCCAGAATCCCATGTAACCAGCAACCCCAACCCCACTGAAATTCCCCAGACAGAATCCCCCACAACCCACTACCAAGATGCAACAGAGAACCCCATGACCTCGGACCCTGAGATCTCCGCCAGTCTTCACTCAGAAACCACTACACCTTTCAAGGACGAAGCAACAGCTGCCCTAAATGAGCTGCCCCTGAATCCCAAAGCAGAAACCCCTGCAGTCACCCAGCCTGACTCCCTTAAATTGCCCACCTCAGAGTCTCCTGGCACAGTTGAGTTGAAGGCCTCCCAGGACTCTAGCCCTAAAGGGCCTGACGCCCTTCTTCCTTCAGCCCGGATTGCGGGCCCCCCTGCTCCTCCAGGGTCCCCCAGTCAGTTGGCCCCTGCCACTCCGCGGGTCCCCCAGCGGCGCAGCCGAGGTGAGAGAGTCAACACTATCATCGTGGTGGAACGAGTGGAGGAGACCG GCGTGACCCTGGTGGGGCGCCCCCGGGGCGCGGCGGGAGGGGCCCTCTGCCTATTCCTCGCCGGGATCGGCCTGCTGATCGGCATTTTCCTGCTGCTGTGGTGTCTCTACCGCCGGGCGGCTCGACACCGGCCCTTCGCACATCACCGGCTTCCAAACGACGGAGATGAACCGG TTATGCATTTGGAAGCCCCGAAGGACCCCTACGACCTCTACTTTTACGCGCCGGATGCCTGGGTCCCTTCACACATCGCCACCAAACAGCCGCCGCCCACCCCCCCGCTGCCGCCCAAGCTGCCCCCGCCGCCCTGCGGGAGGCgcccccagagcctggagccgctcTCCCCCGCCACGCTCCCCAACAACTTCGTGTGA
- the SLC17A7 gene encoding vesicular glutamate transporter 1, producing the protein MEFRQEEFRKLAGRALGRLHRLLEKRQEGAETLELSADGRPVTTQTRDPPVVDCTCFGLPRRYIIAIMSGLGFCISFGIRCNLGVAIVSMVNNSTTHRGGHVVVQKAQFNWDPETVGLIHGSFFWGYIVTQIPGGFICQKFAANRVFGFAIVATSTLNMLIPSAARVHYGCVIFVRILQGLVEGVTYPACHGIWSKWAPPLERSRLATTAFCGSYAGAVVAMPLAGVLVQYSGWSSVFYVYGSFGIFWYLFWLLVSYESPALHPSISEEERKYIEDAIGESAKLMNPVTKFNTPWRRFFTSMPVYAIIVANFCRSWTFYLLLISQPAYFEEVFGFEISKVGLVSALPHLVMTIIVPIGGQIADFLRSRRIMSTTNVRKLMNCGGFGMEATLLLVVGYSHSKGVAISFLVLAVGFSGFAISGFNVNHLDIAPRYASILMGISNGVGTLSGMVCPIIVGAMTKHKTREEWQYVFLIASLVHYGGVIFYGVFASGEKQPWAEPEEMSEEKCGFVGHDQLAGSDESEMEDEAEPPGAPPAPPPSYGATHSTVQPPRPPPPVRDY; encoded by the exons CCTTCTGGAGAAGCGGCAGGAAGGTGCAGAGACGCTAGAGCTGAGTGCGGACGGGCGCCCGGTGACGACGCAGACCCGGGACCCGCCGGTAGTGGACTGCACCTGTTTCGGTCTCCCTCGCCGCTACATTATCGCCATCATGAGCGGTCTGGGCTTCTGCATCAGCTTTGGGATCCGCTGCAACCTGGGCGTGGCCATCGTCTCCATGGTCAACAACAGCACGACCCACCGCGGGGGCCACGTGGTGGTGCAG AAAGCTCAATTTAACTGGGATCCAGAGACTGTTGGCCTCATACACGGCTCCTTTTTCTGGGGCTACATTGTCACCCAGATTCCCGGAGGATTTATTTGCCAGAAATTCGCAGCCAACAG GGTTTTCGGCTTTGCTATTGTGGCTACATCCACTCTAAACATGCTGATCCCCTCGGCTGCCCGAGTCCACTATGGCTGTGTCATCTTCGTGAGGATCCTGCAGGGGTTGGTAGAG GGGGTCACGTACCCCGCCTGCCACGGGATCTGGAGTAAATGGGCCCCGCCCCTAGAGCGGAGTCGCTTGGCAACAACAGCCTTCTGCG GTTCCTATGCTGGGGCGGTGGTCGCGATGCCTCTCGCCGGGGTCCTGGTGCAGTACTCAGGATGGAGCTCTGTGTTCTACGTCTACG GCAGCTTCGGGATCTTTTGGTACCTGTTCTGGCTGCTCGTCTCCTATGAGTCCCCGGCTCTGCACCCCAGCATTTCGGAAGAGGAGCGCAAGTACATCGAGGACGCCATCGGCGAGAGCgccaaactcatgaacccggtCACG aagttTAACACACCCTGGCGGCGCTTCTTTACTTCCATGCCAGTCTACGCCATCATCGTGGCTAACTTCTGCCGCAGTTGGACGTTCTACCTGCTCCTTATCTCCCAGCCCGCCTACTTCGAAGAGGTGTTCGGCTTCGAGATCAGCAAG GTGGGCCTGGTGTCAGCGTTGCCCCATCTGGTCATGACCATCATCGTGCCCATCGGCGGCCAGATCGCGGACTTCCTGAGGAGCCGCCGCATCATGTCCACGACTAACGTGCGCAAGTTGATGAACTGTGGAG GCTTCGGCATGGAAGCCACGCTGCTGCTGGTGGTCGGCTACTCGCACTCCAAGGGCGTGGCCATCTCCTTCCTGGTCCTCGCCGTGGGCTTCAGCGGCTTCGCCATCTCTG GGTTCAACGTGAACCACCTGGACATCGCCCCGCGCTACGCCAGCATCCTCATGGGCATCTCCAACGGCGTGGGCACGTTGTCAGGCATGGTGTGCCCCATCATCGTGGGTGCCATGACTAAGCACAAG actCGGGAAGAGTGGCAGTACGTATTCCTAATCGCCTCCCTGGTGCATTATGGGGGTGTCATCTTCTACGGGGTCTTCGCTTCTGGAGAGAAGCAGCCGTGGGCGGAGCCTGAGGAGATGAGCGAAGAGAAGTGTGGCTTCGTTGGCCACGACCAGCTGGCTGGCAGTGACGAAAGCGAAATGGAGGATGAGGCTGAACCCCCCGGGgcaccccctgctccccctccttcCTATGGGGCCACACACAGCACAGTTCAGCCCCCAagacccccaccccctgtccgGGACTACTGA